Sequence from the Rhizobium sp. TH2 genome:
AGAGGACGGTAACGCCGAGCGGCTTCAGGATTTCCTGCATCTGTTCGATGCCGGCCTGGTTGGAGCGGACGCCACGGCCGATGGCGAGCGTCTTCGAATCGACCCAGACGCAATCGCCGCCTTCGACCGTGCCCGGCGCCTTGATGCGGCCGAGGATCGGGATGCCGGCGTCCTTGTAGGCATCCTCGTGCATCTTGCCCTCGGGAACCCGCAGCCGCTTGCCCATGCGCAGGATGATGGCACCCTGGTCGGTCATCAGCGAGGGGTCGTGGGTGAACATCGAATCGGCCAGGCCGTCGCCGGCATCTTCCATCCACTGGATGACCGCGCCGGACTTTTCCACAAGCGCCGCGAACGTCGCATACTGCGCGATTGCCTTCTCGCCATCAAAGGTTGGACCGTAATGCCATTCGGACGCATCGGCCTCAAGCAGGCTTTTGCCGGGGCGGCGCATCAGCACGCGGGCAAGCGGACTGGACATCGCCTGGGAACCGAAGGCGTTCATTATTTTCTCCATGGATGTGGTAACCGGCCGATTGCATCCGGTCCTTGTGACGGAAAGTGGATTATACACTTGAATAATTTAAGAACAAGTGATTTACTGATTTTTAACGCGACGAAAGAGGCCAGTGGCTTTCATCGTAAAAACATAAACTGGGGAACAAGAATGAACACGGATAGATCCAAAATCCGGTATTGGCGGTTTTCATGAGTGAGTCGGCGGAAGCGATTCAAGTCGCTGATCTGCATAAAAAATTCGGCCCCCTGGAAGTTCTGAAGGGTGTGTCGCTGACAGCCCGGCAAGGCGATGTGATCGCGATCATCGGCGGTTCCGGTTCGGGCAAATCCACCTTCCTGCGCTGTATCAACATGCTGGAGCTTCCGAGCGCGGGCACGATCACCATTCATGGCGAGAGGATCGACATGAAGAAGGATGGCCATGGCGGCTTGATGCCTGCAAACCGGAAGCAGGTCCAGCGCATCCGTTCGCAACTGGCCATGGTGTTTCAGAACTTCAATCTCTGGCAGCACATGACCGTGATCCAGAACGTCGTCGAGGCGCCGATCCATGTGCTCGGCGTGCCGAAGGACCAGGCTATGGCGCGGGCTGAAACCATCCTCAAGCGGGTCGGGCTTTACGAAAAGCGTGATGTCTATCCCGGCTTCATGTCCGGCGGCCAGCAGCAGCGCGCGGCAATTGCCCGGGCACTCGCCGTGGAGCCGCTCGCCATGCTGTTCGACGAGCCGACTTCGGCGCTCGATCCGGAACTGGTGGGCGAGGTGCTCGCCGTCATCGGCGATCTCGCCAAGGAAAAACGCACGATGATCCTCGTCACCCACGAG
This genomic interval carries:
- a CDS encoding dimethylarginine dimethylaminohydrolase family protein, yielding MNAFGSQAMSSPLARVLMRRPGKSLLEADASEWHYGPTFDGEKAIAQYATFAALVEKSGAVIQWMEDAGDGLADSMFTHDPSLMTDQGAIILRMGKRLRVPEGKMHEDAYKDAGIPILGRIKAPGTVEGGDCVWVDSKTLAIGRGVRSNQAGIEQMQEILKPLGVTVLCFDLPLWQGEEACLHLMSVISPLADDLALVHAPLLPAAFYMLLKERGIRMIVAPAEEFAASNGLNLNVLPTSPKHVIMVDGFPLTKAAMEAEGCVVETFEADALCIACEGGPTCLTRPVLRAA
- a CDS encoding ABC transporter ATP-binding protein, with translation MSESAEAIQVADLHKKFGPLEVLKGVSLTARQGDVIAIIGGSGSGKSTFLRCINMLELPSAGTITIHGERIDMKKDGHGGLMPANRKQVQRIRSQLAMVFQNFNLWQHMTVIQNVVEAPIHVLGVPKDQAMARAETILKRVGLYEKRDVYPGFMSGGQQQRAAIARALAVEPLAMLFDEPTSALDPELVGEVLAVIGDLAKEKRTMILVTHEMKFARNVASHVVYLRQGIVEEQGPPEQLFGNPQSEHLKRFISSVH